Proteins encoded by one window of Halosolutus amylolyticus:
- a CDS encoding tRNA (cytidine(56)-2'-O)-methyltransferase — MQEFPEVAVLRLGHRPGRDERMTTHVGLTARALGADRAVFPDNAGQSHETVADITDRFGGPFDVELTASPKALIRNWDGRIVHLTMYGERVQDVEGEIRSAHHDDEDPLLVVVGAEKVSFDVYEAADWNVGVTNQPHSEVAGLAVFLDRLFEGRELDREWVDADRRVIPMETGKRVESADADDDGE; from the coding sequence ATGCAGGAGTTTCCCGAGGTCGCCGTCCTTCGACTCGGCCACCGCCCCGGCCGGGACGAGCGGATGACGACCCACGTCGGACTGACCGCGCGAGCGCTCGGGGCCGATCGAGCCGTCTTCCCCGACAACGCGGGCCAGTCCCACGAGACCGTCGCGGACATCACCGATCGGTTCGGCGGCCCGTTCGACGTCGAACTGACGGCGTCGCCGAAGGCGCTCATCCGAAACTGGGACGGCCGGATCGTCCACCTCACGATGTACGGCGAGCGCGTCCAGGACGTCGAGGGCGAGATCCGATCGGCCCACCACGACGACGAGGACCCGCTCCTGGTCGTCGTCGGGGCGGAGAAGGTCTCCTTCGACGTCTACGAGGCGGCCGACTGGAACGTCGGCGTCACCAACCAGCCCCACTCCGAGGTGGCCGGCCTCGCGGTCTTCCTCGATCGACTCTTCGAGGGTCGGGAACTGGACCGCGAGTGGGTAGACGCCGATCGGCGCGTGATCCCGATGGAGACCGGCAAACGGGTCGAGTCGGCCGACGCGGACGACGACGGGGAGTAG
- the trkA gene encoding Trk system potassium transporter TrkA has translation MRVIVVGAGEVGRTIAANLEDSHDVVIVDQDGDVVDELTYSLDVLAVEGDGTDIETLEEANIESAGLVIACTDDDETNLVVCGAAKTRSDAFTIARVKRRTLLETWQGSQGAFGVDFMACTDLLTAQAIFRISGLAAAQDVEMFAGGLVRMAEFDIGSGSPVADKTVREADQYDSLTFAGIFRDGEMMVATGETMMRAGDRVVVIGSPDSVSGFATDIATAETNGSKEVVIVGASEIGFQVARLFDEQGNRPRLIERDPDRAREVAEKLPNTMVMESDATDAEFLAREHVDEADIVVAALDSDEKNLLVSLLARRLGVDRTVAVIEHPEYADVFETVGIDVAVNPREETAEEIVRFTRADHTEKVAMLEHDRAEVIEIEANINSVLTGRPIAEATADLPDGVVIGAISRGGELVTPRGTTVVESGDHVVLFVDARVLDDVIDLI, from the coding sequence GTGCGCGTGATCGTCGTCGGTGCCGGCGAGGTCGGGCGCACGATCGCCGCCAACCTCGAGGACTCCCACGACGTCGTGATCGTCGATCAGGACGGCGACGTCGTCGACGAGCTGACCTACTCGCTCGACGTCCTGGCGGTCGAAGGGGACGGGACGGACATCGAGACGCTCGAGGAGGCGAACATCGAGTCTGCCGGGCTGGTCATCGCGTGCACGGACGACGACGAGACCAACCTCGTCGTCTGTGGGGCCGCAAAGACCAGGAGCGACGCGTTCACGATCGCCCGCGTCAAGCGCCGCACCCTGCTCGAGACCTGGCAGGGCTCCCAGGGCGCGTTCGGCGTGGACTTCATGGCCTGTACGGACCTGCTGACCGCCCAGGCGATCTTCCGGATTTCGGGCCTGGCCGCGGCCCAGGACGTCGAGATGTTCGCCGGCGGGCTCGTCCGGATGGCCGAGTTCGACATCGGATCGGGGAGCCCCGTCGCTGACAAGACCGTTCGCGAGGCCGACCAGTACGACTCGCTGACGTTCGCCGGCATCTTCCGCGACGGGGAGATGATGGTCGCGACCGGCGAAACGATGATGCGCGCCGGCGACAGGGTGGTCGTGATCGGTAGTCCCGACTCCGTCAGTGGGTTCGCCACCGACATTGCCACGGCCGAGACGAACGGGTCCAAGGAAGTCGTCATCGTCGGGGCCAGCGAGATCGGCTTCCAGGTCGCCCGACTGTTCGACGAACAGGGCAACCGACCGCGACTGATCGAACGGGATCCCGATCGCGCCCGGGAGGTCGCCGAGAAACTGCCGAACACGATGGTGATGGAAAGCGACGCGACGGACGCGGAGTTTCTGGCCCGCGAGCACGTCGACGAGGCCGACATCGTCGTCGCCGCCCTCGACAGCGACGAGAAGAACCTGCTCGTCTCGCTTCTTGCCCGTCGTCTCGGCGTCGATCGGACCGTCGCCGTCATCGAACACCCCGAGTACGCGGACGTCTTCGAGACCGTCGGAATCGACGTGGCGGTCAACCCGCGCGAGGAGACCGCCGAGGAGATCGTCCGCTTTACCCGCGCCGACCACACCGAGAAGGTGGCCATGCTCGAACACGATCGCGCCGAGGTGATCGAGATCGAGGCGAACATCAACAGCGTCCTGACGGGCCGACCGATCGCCGAGGCGACCGCCGACCTGCCCGACGGTGTCGTGATCGGGGCGATCTCCCGCGGCGGCGAACTGGTGACGCCCCGCGGGACGACGGTCGTCGAATCGGGCGACCACGTCGTGCTCTTCGTCGACGCGAGAGTCCTCGACGACGTCATCGACCTCATCTAA
- the acs gene encoding acetate--CoA ligase: MSQDNADLEARLEEQEAFEPPESFVEQANVTDPGVYDEFEENWPECWERAADLLSWDEAYDTVLEDGNAPFYEWFTGGELNASYNCLDRHVEDGAGDSVAIEWEGELGETRTYTYEELLDEVEDFAATLRDLGVEEDDVVTLYMPMIPELPIAMLACARIGAPHSVVFAGFSADALATRMNSADSEYLVTCDGYYRRGDALDHISKANEGLEGVEHEVSDVVVVDRLGDDLEHDLADNQHDYDELVADHEGSSVEPVSRDAEDMLFLMYTSGTTGKPKGVKHTTGGYLAYTAWTSHAVLDIEADDTYWCSADIGWITGHSYIVYGPLALGTTSVMYEGTPDYPDKDRLWEIVEKNEVDIFYTAPTAIRAFMKWGEEYTQNHDLSSLRLLGTVGEPINPRAWKWYYKHIGNEECPIVDTWWQTETGGMMITTLPGINTMKPGSAGPPLPGIDARVVNAQGEEVDAGQAGYVTVNNPWPGMLRTLYNNDDRFIEEYWSEYSDEEADEWVYFPEDGAKIDDDGFITVLGRVDDVLNVSGHRLGTMEIESAVVGVEGIAEAAVVGGDHEVKGEAVYVYAIPEDGYEGNEELEEQAVEGILDSIGPIAKPEEVIFTPELPKTRSGKIMRRLLEDIASGNELGNTSTLRNPDVVDDIAEQVAGE; the protein is encoded by the coding sequence ATGTCACAGGACAATGCCGATCTCGAGGCACGACTCGAGGAGCAAGAGGCGTTCGAACCTCCAGAGTCGTTCGTCGAGCAGGCAAACGTCACTGATCCGGGGGTATACGACGAGTTCGAGGAGAACTGGCCGGAGTGCTGGGAACGAGCAGCCGATCTGCTCTCGTGGGACGAGGCGTACGACACCGTCCTGGAGGACGGGAACGCGCCGTTCTACGAGTGGTTCACCGGCGGCGAACTCAACGCGTCGTACAACTGTCTCGACCGCCACGTCGAGGACGGTGCGGGCGACAGCGTGGCGATCGAGTGGGAGGGTGAACTCGGCGAGACGCGCACCTACACCTACGAGGAACTGCTAGACGAGGTCGAGGACTTCGCGGCGACCCTTCGGGACCTCGGCGTCGAGGAGGACGACGTCGTCACGCTGTACATGCCGATGATTCCCGAGTTGCCGATCGCGATGCTGGCCTGTGCCCGCATCGGCGCGCCGCACTCGGTCGTCTTCGCCGGCTTCTCGGCGGACGCGCTCGCCACGCGGATGAACTCGGCCGACAGCGAGTACCTCGTCACCTGCGACGGCTACTACCGCCGCGGCGACGCGCTCGATCACATCTCGAAGGCCAACGAGGGTCTCGAGGGCGTCGAGCACGAGGTCTCCGACGTCGTGGTCGTCGATCGGCTGGGTGACGACCTCGAGCACGACCTCGCGGACAACCAGCACGACTACGACGAGCTGGTGGCCGACCACGAGGGGTCGTCGGTCGAGCCGGTCTCGCGGGACGCCGAGGACATGCTGTTCCTGATGTACACCTCCGGGACGACCGGCAAGCCGAAAGGTGTCAAGCACACCACCGGCGGCTACCTCGCGTACACGGCCTGGACGAGCCACGCCGTGCTGGACATCGAAGCCGATGACACCTACTGGTGTTCGGCGGACATCGGCTGGATCACCGGCCACTCCTACATCGTCTACGGGCCGCTCGCGCTGGGCACGACATCGGTGATGTACGAGGGAACGCCGGACTACCCCGACAAGGATCGCCTGTGGGAGATCGTCGAGAAGAACGAGGTCGACATCTTCTACACCGCGCCAACGGCGATCCGGGCGTTCATGAAGTGGGGCGAGGAGTACACGCAGAACCACGACCTCTCCTCGCTGCGACTGCTCGGCACCGTCGGGGAGCCGATCAACCCGCGCGCCTGGAAGTGGTACTACAAGCACATCGGCAACGAGGAGTGCCCGATCGTCGACACCTGGTGGCAGACCGAGACCGGGGGCATGATGATCACCACCCTGCCGGGGATCAACACCATGAAACCGGGCTCCGCGGGGCCGCCGCTACCGGGAATCGACGCGCGCGTCGTCAACGCGCAGGGTGAGGAGGTCGACGCCGGGCAGGCCGGCTACGTCACGGTCAACAACCCGTGGCCGGGCATGCTCCGGACGCTGTACAACAACGACGATCGGTTCATCGAGGAGTACTGGAGCGAGTACTCCGACGAGGAGGCCGACGAGTGGGTCTACTTCCCCGAGGACGGGGCCAAGATCGACGATGACGGCTTCATTACGGTCCTGGGTCGGGTCGACGACGTGCTCAACGTCTCCGGCCACCGGCTCGGCACGATGGAGATCGAGTCGGCCGTCGTCGGCGTCGAGGGGATCGCCGAAGCCGCCGTCGTCGGCGGCGACCACGAGGTCAAGGGCGAGGCGGTCTACGTCTACGCGATCCCCGAAGACGGCTACGAAGGCAACGAGGAACTCGAGGAGCAGGCCGTCGAAGGCATCCTCGACTCGATCGGGCCAATCGCCAAGCCCGAGGAAGTGATCTTCACGCCCGAACTGCCCAAGACGCGATCGGGCAAGATCATGCGCCGGCTGCTCGAGGACATCGCGAGCGGCAACGAACTCGGGAACACGTCGACGCTGCGGAATCCGGACGTCGTCGACGATATCGCCGAGCAGGTCGCGGGCGAGTAA
- a CDS encoding VC_2705 family sodium/solute symporter, translated as MSGLAAADALAIAGDVFVPLQADEALLPEGLDIGFKPVPAIIVIAMMGLFLAAGVFYKVADTADMWVAGRSIGNVENGMAIGANWMSAASYLGMAALIALSGVYGLAFVVGWTTGYFILLIFLAAQMRRFGKYTAPDFVGDRFNSDAARAIAAITTFLIGFVYALGQARGMGLVGLYILGDPGLPGLSGYQGMMVIFMVITIAYLALSGMLGATKTMVIQYVILISAFLIGLLVTGYASGYSTILPQLEYGMLINELSAEFSDPFAGGSYYLWIATAFSLIFGTCGLPHVLVRFYTVENERIARWSCTWGLFFICLLYLSAPAYAAFGTDLYSDGVRAAYGDPGMSAEAGDVIVVLATQLAGLPTWLVGFVAAGGIAAAVATVAGLFIAGSSAISHDIYANIINPDATQRQQVLVGRLSIVALGVLTIIFALDPTAPIAALVSFAFSLAAIVLFPMFFLGLWWENTNRQGALAGMTTGLIVWLIPMFNEGHFGPGFGNEFLATWMPAIGSGLVGVPIVFAVTIAVSLVTDEPPLETKQMVRQCHSPEPMPKDKTAADVVAEKNSGGPSPADD; from the coding sequence ATGAGCGGGCTCGCCGCGGCTGACGCCCTCGCGATCGCGGGGGACGTGTTCGTGCCGCTCCAGGCGGACGAGGCGTTGCTTCCGGAGGGGCTGGATATCGGCTTCAAGCCGGTACCTGCGATCATCGTCATCGCGATGATGGGGCTGTTCCTGGCGGCCGGGGTCTTCTACAAGGTCGCCGACACGGCCGATATGTGGGTCGCCGGTCGCTCGATCGGCAACGTCGAAAACGGGATGGCGATCGGCGCCAACTGGATGTCGGCCGCCTCCTACCTGGGGATGGCCGCACTCATCGCCTTATCAGGCGTCTACGGGCTGGCGTTCGTCGTCGGCTGGACGACCGGTTACTTCATCCTGCTCATCTTCCTGGCCGCGCAGATGCGCCGGTTCGGGAAGTACACCGCGCCCGACTTCGTCGGCGACCGGTTCAACTCGGACGCCGCGCGTGCGATCGCCGCGATCACGACGTTCCTGATCGGGTTCGTCTACGCGCTCGGCCAGGCACGCGGGATGGGTCTGGTTGGCCTCTACATCCTCGGAGACCCCGGCCTTCCGGGTCTGAGCGGGTACCAGGGGATGATGGTCATCTTCATGGTCATCACGATCGCGTACCTCGCGCTGTCGGGGATGCTCGGCGCGACCAAGACGATGGTCATCCAGTACGTCATCCTCATCAGCGCGTTCCTGATCGGGTTACTGGTGACTGGCTACGCCTCGGGCTACTCGACGATACTACCACAGCTCGAGTACGGGATGCTGATCAACGAACTCAGCGCCGAGTTCTCCGATCCGTTCGCGGGCGGGAGCTACTACCTGTGGATCGCGACGGCGTTCAGCCTGATCTTCGGGACCTGCGGCCTGCCCCACGTGCTGGTCCGGTTCTACACTGTCGAGAACGAGCGAATCGCCCGCTGGTCGTGCACCTGGGGGCTGTTCTTCATCTGTCTACTGTACCTGTCGGCACCCGCGTACGCGGCGTTCGGTACCGACCTCTACAGCGACGGGGTTCGCGCGGCGTACGGCGATCCCGGAATGAGCGCAGAAGCCGGTGACGTCATCGTCGTGCTGGCGACGCAACTGGCCGGGCTGCCGACCTGGCTCGTCGGCTTCGTCGCGGCGGGCGGCATCGCCGCGGCGGTCGCGACGGTCGCCGGTCTGTTCATCGCCGGCTCCTCGGCGATCTCGCACGACATCTACGCAAACATCATCAACCCCGACGCTACCCAGCGCCAGCAGGTCCTCGTCGGCCGTCTGAGCATCGTGGCCCTGGGCGTGCTGACGATCATCTTCGCGCTGGACCCCACGGCACCGATCGCCGCGCTGGTCTCGTTCGCGTTCTCGCTCGCGGCCATCGTCCTGTTCCCGATGTTCTTCCTCGGGCTCTGGTGGGAGAACACGAACCGGCAGGGCGCGCTCGCGGGCATGACCACCGGACTGATCGTCTGGCTCATCCCGATGTTCAACGAGGGCCACTTCGGTCCCGGCTTCGGAAACGAGTTCCTCGCGACGTGGATGCCCGCGATCGGCTCCGGCCTGGTCGGCGTGCCGATCGTCTTCGCCGTCACCATCGCCGTCTCGCTGGTCACCGACGAACCGCCGCTCGAGACCAAGCAGATGGTCCGGCAGTGTCACAGCCCGGAACCGATGCCAAAAGACAAGACGGCGGCCGACGTCGTCGCCGAGAAGAACAGCGGTGGACCGAGCCCTGCGGACGACTGA
- a CDS encoding TrkH family potassium uptake protein — protein MMVRIDWRASVALTGTILKYLALTMVVPLVVALVYVEERQLLVFGLTIAFTIALGLALERLDPEPDLQPREAMLVVAISWLAVAIVGAVPYVLAGYGTASTLSHPVNALFESMSGFTTTGATVLGEISTERHSHAIMMWRQLTQWLGGMGIIVLMIAILPELAVNGAQLIRAEAPGPELQKLTPKIAETARILWLVYFGFTVLLISLLYGLHLLGLAPEMTFYNAVAHGFTTLPTGGFSPEADSIAAFTAIVQWVIIPFIVVAGTNFALFWYLLRGEPRRFLRNTEFRTYAGAIAVLTGILGALLYSGAAPALGALGGTTEGTIEPALRQATFQIVSLLNSTGFATSDFAEWETHAQVLLLFTMFIGGSAGSTGGGVKVIRWLIVLKVAHRELFTAAHPEAVRPIRLGGYVVDEDAVRGVLGFTFIYFLIFGLSTVLIALDAARVGYELTALEAISASIATIGNIGPGFGSLGPFGSYLEFPYTSKLLMIFLMWIGRLEIIPALVVFTGAFWRR, from the coding sequence CTGATGGTACGGATCGACTGGCGGGCGAGCGTCGCACTCACAGGGACGATCCTGAAGTATCTCGCGCTGACGATGGTCGTCCCGCTAGTCGTCGCGCTCGTCTACGTGGAAGAGAGACAACTCCTCGTGTTCGGGCTGACGATCGCGTTCACGATCGCGCTCGGACTCGCCCTCGAACGACTCGATCCGGAGCCGGATCTCCAGCCGCGAGAGGCGATGCTGGTGGTGGCGATCTCCTGGCTCGCCGTCGCGATCGTCGGAGCGGTCCCGTACGTCCTGGCGGGATATGGAACCGCGTCGACCCTCTCACACCCGGTCAACGCCCTCTTCGAGTCGATGTCCGGGTTCACGACCACCGGGGCGACCGTCCTCGGCGAGATTTCGACCGAGCGCCACTCCCACGCGATCATGATGTGGCGCCAGCTCACCCAGTGGCTGGGCGGGATGGGGATCATCGTCCTGATGATCGCCATCCTCCCCGAACTGGCGGTCAACGGGGCGCAGTTGATTCGCGCCGAGGCACCCGGACCGGAACTCCAGAAACTCACGCCGAAGATCGCCGAAACCGCGCGGATCCTCTGGCTCGTTTACTTCGGCTTTACCGTCCTGTTGATCAGTCTGCTGTACGGGCTCCACCTCCTCGGGCTCGCCCCGGAGATGACGTTCTACAACGCGGTCGCCCACGGCTTTACGACCCTGCCGACCGGCGGGTTCTCCCCGGAGGCCGACAGCATCGCCGCGTTCACGGCGATCGTCCAGTGGGTCATCATCCCGTTCATCGTCGTCGCGGGGACGAACTTCGCGCTGTTCTGGTACCTGCTCCGGGGCGAACCGCGGCGCTTCCTCCGGAACACGGAGTTTCGAACCTACGCCGGTGCGATCGCAGTCCTGACTGGGATCCTCGGCGCGCTCCTCTACAGTGGGGCGGCGCCGGCACTGGGGGCGCTCGGCGGGACCACCGAAGGAACGATCGAACCGGCACTCAGACAGGCCACGTTCCAGATCGTCTCGCTGCTGAACTCGACGGGATTCGCGACGAGCGACTTCGCGGAGTGGGAGACGCACGCCCAGGTTCTGCTCCTATTCACGATGTTCATCGGGGGGAGCGCCGGGTCGACCGGCGGCGGCGTCAAGGTCATCCGCTGGTTGATCGTCCTGAAGGTCGCCCACCGGGAACTGTTCACCGCCGCCCACCCCGAGGCCGTCCGGCCGATCAGGCTCGGCGGCTACGTGGTCGACGAGGACGCCGTTCGAGGGGTCCTCGGATTCACGTTCATTTACTTCCTCATCTTCGGACTCTCGACGGTCCTGATCGCGCTAGACGCCGCCCGCGTCGGTTACGAGTTGACCGCCCTGGAGGCGATCAGCGCGAGCATCGCGACGATCGGGAACATCGGACCGGGCTTTGGCTCGCTGGGTCCGTTCGGAAGTTACCTCGAGTTTCCGTACACGTCCAAACTCCTGATGATCTTTCTCATGTGGATCGGCCGCCTCGAGATCATCCCCGCGCTCGTCGTGTTCACCGGGGCGTTCTGGCGGCGGTAA
- a CDS encoding cupin domain-containing protein has translation MEKINESALDWDEYDRDETDGETAFRRKELANAVDADDLGCSLYELPPGSRSWPYHYHTANEEALYVLAGEGRLRAADGEEPLRAGDYVTLPADESGGHRVVNDGDDPLRYLMISTMIEPDITVYPEMEKFGVYVGSPPGGRDERSLEGYYRIDDDVEYWDEDSSEGSLDRERR, from the coding sequence ATGGAGAAGATCAACGAATCCGCCCTCGACTGGGACGAGTACGATCGCGACGAGACGGACGGCGAGACCGCCTTTCGGCGCAAAGAACTCGCGAACGCGGTCGACGCCGACGACCTCGGCTGTAGCCTCTACGAACTGCCGCCGGGGAGTCGATCGTGGCCCTACCACTACCACACGGCCAACGAGGAGGCGCTGTACGTGCTGGCGGGCGAGGGACGGCTCCGGGCCGCGGATGGCGAAGAGCCGCTTCGGGCGGGGGACTACGTGACCCTGCCGGCGGACGAGAGCGGCGGCCACCGGGTCGTCAACGACGGCGACGACCCGCTCCGGTACCTGATGATCTCGACGATGATCGAACCCGATATCACCGTCTACCCGGAGATGGAGAAGTTCGGCGTCTACGTCGGCTCCCCGCCCGGCGGGCGGGACGAACGATCGCTCGAGGGGTACTATCGAATCGACGACGACGTCGAGTACTGGGACGAGGACTCGTCCGAGGGGAGCCTCGATCGAGAGCGCCGATAG
- a CDS encoding DUF4212 domain-containing protein produces the protein MTDNNSHNTSDESNELQTDGGVSEVEREKQIDYLDVEINLLKPATPFMQDHNRIILRGFAIWAVIVFGPITLTRLAPDVMTSTMPVLGFPLHYFLIAIGGPGGALLLSVWYVRKRDHIDEKYDIEQFAGADLERTDTSGQEPTATDGGAEK, from the coding sequence ATGACAGACAATAACAGTCACAATACGAGCGACGAATCGAACGAACTCCAGACGGACGGAGGCGTCTCGGAAGTCGAGCGGGAGAAGCAAATCGACTATCTGGACGTCGAGATCAACCTGCTGAAACCGGCGACCCCGTTCATGCAGGACCACAATCGAATCATCTTACGGGGGTTCGCGATCTGGGCGGTGATCGTCTTCGGACCGATCACGTTGACGCGGCTCGCACCGGACGTGATGACGTCGACGATGCCGGTACTCGGCTTCCCGCTTCACTACTTCCTGATCGCGATCGGCGGACCGGGCGGCGCGCTCCTGCTGTCGGTCTGGTACGTCCGCAAGCGCGATCACATCGACGAAAAATACGATATCGAACAGTTCGCCGGAGCCGATCTGGAACGGACTGACACCAGCGGTCAGGAGCCGACCGCGACCGACGGGGGTGCCGAGAAATGA
- a CDS encoding amino acid permease: MSTEEELAKDLGPLAALTIGIGTMIGAGIFVLPGTAVARAGPLAAATFVLGGVIALFTALSASELGTAMPKSGGAYFYVNRALGPMFGSVAGWANWLGLAFASAFYMYGFGEYVNALVGLGSVGLGPLTLEAAQVIGLAGALLFIAVNYFGAKETGGLQIVIVMSLLGILAVFTVVGLLNADMESLRPLAPPGTTSQVLPVTGIIFVSYLGFVQITSVAEEIKNPGRNLPLAVLGSVVIVTVVYALFLLVLLAAVPNDLVANNETAVVDAARLLFGNYEVFGYSLGVVGAGMLLIGGLLATASSANASILSSSRINFAMGREKIVTPKLNEIHKRFGTPYKSIALTGALILVFLVAGGVESLSTMGSVLHLIVYGLLNLALIVMRESEVEGYDPDFEVPLYPIVPIIGTVSSFALIAYIEPRIILLSAGLVVFALLWYLLYAREKVETRGVLGTWILDRSEEMPDAAVSAATSVQPEKSTYRVMVPLANPATEKHLITLASAIAKERDGTVVAVNIANVPDQTSLAAARDRGAYDAANELLETAKADAETLDVDVETHVILSHRTFEEVFDAATTFDADMTVMGWGEDHHSSGRAESAIDELAHNLPCDFLVFKDRGFDPSRILVPTAGGPDSALSAAVAETLGDEFDAEVTLLHVADDTDAGEAFLNEWAADHGLADATLRVESGDVETRIAEAATDATLLIIGATEKGLLSRLVRGSLVLDVLDDVECSVLLAETQHKRGFRERIFGSRDRTPERNEPENEPRTKA, from the coding sequence ATGAGTACTGAAGAAGAACTCGCGAAGGACCTCGGCCCGCTCGCCGCGCTGACGATCGGGATCGGGACGATGATCGGTGCCGGCATTTTCGTCCTTCCGGGGACGGCAGTCGCACGGGCCGGGCCGCTCGCCGCGGCGACGTTCGTCCTCGGCGGGGTCATCGCACTCTTTACCGCGCTGTCCGCCTCCGAACTCGGGACGGCGATGCCCAAGTCCGGCGGCGCGTACTTCTACGTGAACCGCGCGCTCGGACCCATGTTCGGGTCCGTCGCGGGGTGGGCGAACTGGCTCGGGCTCGCGTTCGCCTCCGCGTTCTACATGTACGGCTTCGGCGAGTACGTCAACGCGCTGGTCGGGCTCGGATCGGTTGGGCTCGGCCCGCTGACGCTGGAGGCGGCGCAGGTGATCGGACTCGCGGGCGCCCTCCTTTTCATCGCGGTCAACTACTTCGGCGCGAAGGAGACGGGCGGGCTCCAGATCGTCATCGTCATGTCGCTTCTGGGCATTCTCGCCGTCTTCACCGTCGTCGGGCTGTTGAACGCCGACATGGAGTCGCTACGGCCGCTCGCGCCGCCGGGCACGACGAGCCAGGTGCTCCCGGTCACGGGGATCATCTTCGTCTCGTATCTCGGGTTCGTCCAGATCACCTCGGTCGCCGAGGAGATCAAGAACCCCGGGCGGAACCTCCCGCTCGCGGTCCTCGGCTCGGTCGTCATCGTTACGGTCGTGTACGCGCTGTTTCTCCTCGTATTGCTCGCGGCGGTACCGAACGACCTCGTCGCCAACAACGAGACCGCGGTCGTCGACGCCGCCCGCCTGCTGTTCGGCAACTACGAGGTGTTCGGCTACTCGCTGGGCGTCGTCGGCGCCGGCATGCTGCTGATCGGCGGGCTGCTCGCGACCGCCTCCTCGGCGAACGCGTCGATCCTCTCGTCGTCGCGGATCAACTTCGCGATGGGGCGCGAGAAGATCGTCACCCCGAAACTCAACGAGATCCACAAGCGGTTCGGGACGCCCTACAAGTCGATCGCGCTCACCGGCGCGCTCATCCTCGTGTTCCTCGTCGCCGGGGGCGTCGAGTCGCTCTCGACGATGGGGTCCGTGCTCCACCTCATCGTTTACGGACTGCTCAACCTCGCGCTGATCGTGATGCGCGAGTCGGAGGTCGAGGGGTACGACCCCGACTTCGAGGTCCCGCTCTACCCGATCGTCCCGATAATCGGGACGGTATCGTCGTTCGCGCTGATCGCGTACATCGAGCCGAGGATCATCCTCCTTTCGGCCGGACTCGTCGTATTCGCCCTGCTCTGGTACCTCTTGTACGCCCGCGAGAAGGTGGAAACGCGCGGCGTGCTGGGGACGTGGATCCTCGATCGCTCCGAGGAGATGCCCGACGCGGCCGTCTCCGCGGCGACGTCCGTCCAGCCCGAAAAGAGCACCTACCGCGTGATGGTGCCGCTGGCGAACCCGGCCACGGAGAAACACCTCATCACGCTCGCGTCGGCAATCGCGAAAGAGCGTGACGGCACCGTCGTCGCGGTCAACATCGCGAACGTGCCCGACCAGACGTCGCTGGCGGCGGCCCGCGATCGGGGCGCGTACGACGCCGCCAACGAACTGCTCGAGACCGCAAAAGCGGACGCCGAGACCCTCGACGTCGACGTGGAAACGCACGTGATCCTCTCACACCGGACGTTCGAGGAGGTGTTCGACGCCGCGACGACCTTCGACGCGGACATGACCGTGATGGGGTGGGGAGAAGACCACCACTCGTCCGGTCGCGCGGAGTCCGCGATCGACGAACTCGCGCACAACCTGCCCTGCGACTTCCTCGTCTTCAAGGATCGCGGCTTCGACCCGTCGCGCATCCTCGTCCCGACCGCGGGCGGTCCGGACTCGGCGCTCTCGGCGGCAGTCGCGGAGACGCTCGGCGATGAGTTCGACGCCGAGGTGACTCTCCTTCACGTCGCGGACGACACCGACGCCGGAGAGGCGTTCCTGAACGAGTGGGCGGCCGACCACGGCCTGGCGGACGCGACCCTCCGCGTCGAGTCTGGCGACGTCGAGACCCGTATCGCGGAGGCGGCGACGGACGCGACGCTGCTAATCATCGGCGCGACCGAGAAGGGGCTGCTCTCGCGACTGGTCCGCGGCTCGCTCGTCCTCGACGTGCTGGACGACGTCGAGTGCTCGGTCCTGCTCGCCGAGACGCAACACAAGCGCGGCTTCAGGGAACGGATTTTCGGCTCCCGCGATCGCACCCCGGAACGGAACGAACCGGAGAACGAACCCCGGACGAAAGCGTAG
- a CDS encoding universal stress protein: protein MYERILIPTDGSDVAELAVEHALDIAAQYDAEVHALYVVDTDAVAYSLGAEQVDRIRQGNFQGMTELREDAEAATGYVREQAHERGLTVVEHTSGGQPHDLIADYASDNDIDLVVMGSHGRSGVRRALLGSVTERTLRSTTVPVLVVDARADEVK, encoded by the coding sequence ATGTACGAACGCATACTCATCCCGACGGACGGAAGTGACGTAGCGGAACTGGCGGTCGAGCACGCGCTCGACATCGCCGCGCAGTACGACGCCGAGGTGCACGCGCTGTACGTCGTCGACACCGACGCGGTCGCGTACAGCCTGGGCGCAGAACAGGTCGATCGGATCAGACAGGGTAACTTCCAGGGCATGACCGAACTCCGCGAGGACGCGGAAGCCGCAACCGGCTACGTCCGCGAGCAGGCGCACGAGCGCGGACTCACGGTCGTCGAACACACCTCCGGAGGACAGCCCCACGATTTGATCGCCGACTACGCCAGCGACAATGACATCGATCTCGTCGTCATGGGAAGCCACGGTCGCTCCGGCGTGAGACGCGCGCTGCTCGGGAGCGTCACCGAACGGACGCTCCGATCGACGACGGTCCCCGTACTCGTCGTCGACGCGCGAGCGGACGAGGTCAAATAG